From a single Sediminibacterium sp. KACHI17 genomic region:
- a CDS encoding carboxypeptidase-like regulatory domain-containing protein — MKGAPENKPRPVSVTLLVYEPTNLTQVQRVETSALYTAINTRKVASVLSDSTGAFSVALPPGTYSLFVQQGKFFFANSFDSQNNIQLVTVEANKVTPFNITINSGAVY; from the coding sequence ATGAAAGGTGCTCCCGAAAACAAACCCAGACCCGTATCTGTCACACTTTTGGTCTATGAACCCACCAATTTAACACAGGTGCAAAGGGTCGAAACTTCCGCCTTATATACGGCAATAAACACACGAAAGGTTGCTTCTGTTCTCTCAGACAGTACCGGTGCTTTTAGCGTTGCTTTACCTCCGGGTACTTATTCCCTCTTTGTGCAACAGGGAAAGTTCTTTTTTGCCAATTCCTTCGACAGTCAGAATAATATTCAGCTAGTAACGGTAGAAGCCAATAAAGTAACACCCTTTAATATCACGATCAATTCCGGAGCGGTATATTGA
- a CDS encoding S8 family serine peptidase: protein MLRRFLPFFITAMGLVSIANAQLSTNAQALDITAQGIRLRERSEYTKALSLAKQRNWPLIINGRNGARGTLVGVDAFNFPKYYITHNNSIAAATTRTNQLWPGGASGLNLSGSSANMKNKIGIWDGGFVLGTHVELTGRITQKDNPSTTDNHATHVAGTMIATGLNPSAKGMAHGVQGMIAYDFNNDNSEIASEASGLLISNHSYSIISGWNFNSAQNRWEFYGRPNEDEDYKFGYYSTDAQELDSIAYNAPFYLIVKSSGNNRGETGPAVGEPYFRFNAQNQMTAAGSRPSSISSNDSYGTITWDGNAKNILTVGAVRGIPGGYNRPEDVVMSTFSSWGPTDDGRIKPDVVADGVNVLSTFATGNNSYSTLSGTSMSSPNAAGSLFLLQEHYSKLKSGAFLRSATIKGLAIHTADEAGANPGPDYQNGWGLLNVQKAAAVISASVASNNGSASEHLMFENVLNATTSSFSTTVIASGKEPLKATICWTDVKGTVEQIDVLNNPAKKLINDLDIRITSGSRTFRPWTLNPASPANAAVKGDNNTDNVERIDIDSTVSGDSYTITVTHKGGAGSLVRGQQAYSLLVSGVGGTAHCSSNPTANTGARIDSVSLQTIRYANPAGGTTYVNNTSISANIEPTQSVPFRVRVNSSDATNADKIVKLFIDYNNDGDFTDANELVATSGILKNNEVFAGSFTTPSTLTIGSSYRTRIVLVETSTANDVTSCGTYLRGETDDFRLIVVNPSTDFTISEVITPSVADCADNKQYLTINIRNNGSVPKTSIPVTVEVKNGATTVATINGTYPGTVLPLSNASFTLQTPFVTTENTTYTITATANITGDQNTANNTLTTSLTIGRKGADPNPIGTICNNTALLRIPSSVANTNYFWFNSATATAPFASGSTASTTSIPANKTFYVSSELKASIGPTTKMAYTDGGYNNFRGNFVRFNNSVPLTIESARLYIGNPGTVEVIVANLGTVNQDGSFNYIPLSRTTLTVTATNPNPAPGLVNGNPAADTGAVYYLNLPVNETGDHILLVLCNENGATIFRNNNIAGTTYPISIPNVMSITGNSVNINGTGDPNPFYYFFYDMKIRTGTSCPSARQEIVVSDAPTPVVTRQGDSLVINAPGVSRQWFKDDVGIDGATNPSFKPIASGNYKVVTIDALGCQKTSAPIQFTVTSLPPEVIAREIKLSVSPNPNKGIFNLSFEVKEKGDVSIELLNSGGQRIFNQNFPGFNGAFSRQMNVGNVNDGQYILKIFHNKKTYLQKVIIIK, encoded by the coding sequence ATGCTGAGAAGATTTTTACCCTTTTTTATCACCGCTATGGGCTTGGTATCCATTGCCAATGCGCAATTATCTACCAATGCACAAGCATTAGATATTACTGCCCAGGGTATCAGATTAAGAGAAAGAAGCGAATACACAAAAGCATTATCCTTAGCTAAGCAAAGAAACTGGCCTTTGATCATTAACGGAAGAAATGGTGCAAGGGGAACATTGGTTGGTGTGGATGCATTTAATTTTCCTAAATACTATATCACGCATAACAATAGTATTGCTGCCGCTACTACCAGAACCAATCAATTATGGCCTGGTGGTGCATCCGGATTAAATCTGTCAGGAAGCTCTGCCAATATGAAAAATAAAATTGGTATCTGGGATGGCGGTTTTGTTTTAGGTACACACGTTGAGCTGACAGGTAGAATTACTCAAAAAGATAATCCTTCAACAACAGATAACCATGCTACACACGTAGCCGGTACAATGATCGCAACAGGCTTGAACCCTAGTGCAAAAGGTATGGCACATGGTGTACAGGGAATGATCGCTTATGATTTCAATAACGACAACTCTGAGATCGCTTCAGAAGCATCCGGTTTATTAATATCCAATCACTCTTACTCCATTATCTCTGGATGGAATTTCAATAGCGCACAAAATCGTTGGGAATTTTATGGCAGACCTAATGAAGATGAAGATTATAAATTTGGTTACTATAGTACCGATGCTCAAGAATTGGACTCTATTGCCTACAATGCTCCTTTTTATCTGATCGTAAAATCATCCGGTAATAATCGTGGAGAAACAGGACCTGCAGTTGGTGAACCTTATTTCAGATTCAATGCACAGAATCAAATGACCGCTGCCGGTAGCAGACCTTCTTCTATCAGTAGCAATGATAGCTATGGTACCATTACATGGGATGGAAATGCGAAGAATATTTTAACTGTTGGCGCTGTGAGAGGTATTCCGGGAGGATATAACCGACCAGAAGATGTTGTTATGAGTACTTTCAGCAGTTGGGGACCTACAGATGATGGCCGCATCAAACCAGATGTGGTTGCAGATGGAGTGAATGTGTTATCTACTTTTGCAACCGGCAACAATAGTTATTCTACATTGAGTGGAACATCTATGTCATCACCCAATGCAGCCGGATCATTATTCCTGCTACAGGAGCATTATTCAAAATTAAAAAGTGGAGCATTCCTTAGATCAGCAACGATCAAAGGATTGGCAATACATACTGCTGATGAAGCCGGTGCTAATCCCGGGCCTGATTATCAAAATGGATGGGGCTTATTGAATGTTCAAAAAGCAGCTGCCGTTATTTCCGCTTCTGTTGCATCGAACAATGGATCAGCCAGTGAACACCTGATGTTTGAAAATGTACTGAATGCAACAACGTCTAGTTTCTCAACCACTGTAATAGCCAGTGGTAAAGAACCTTTGAAAGCAACGATCTGTTGGACAGATGTTAAAGGAACTGTGGAACAAATTGACGTATTGAATAATCCTGCGAAGAAATTGATCAACGATCTGGATATCAGGATCACAAGTGGCAGCAGAACATTCAGACCCTGGACATTAAATCCTGCTAGCCCTGCCAATGCAGCCGTTAAAGGTGATAATAATACAGATAATGTGGAGCGGATCGATATTGACAGCACTGTTTCCGGTGATAGTTATACCATTACTGTTACACATAAAGGTGGCGCAGGTTCTTTGGTACGTGGGCAGCAAGCTTATTCACTCTTGGTAAGTGGTGTGGGTGGAACAGCGCATTGCAGCTCCAATCCAACTGCTAATACAGGTGCACGTATTGATAGTGTGAGTTTGCAAACCATTCGTTATGCAAATCCTGCAGGAGGCACTACTTATGTGAACAATACCAGTATCTCTGCGAACATCGAACCTACCCAGTCAGTTCCATTCAGAGTAAGAGTAAATAGTTCAGATGCTACTAATGCAGACAAGATCGTGAAGCTGTTTATCGATTACAATAATGATGGTGATTTTACAGATGCAAATGAGCTTGTTGCTACCAGCGGTATCTTGAAAAACAATGAGGTCTTTGCCGGTAGTTTCACAACACCTAGTACACTTACGATTGGTAGTTCCTACAGAACCAGAATCGTATTGGTTGAAACCAGTACTGCCAATGATGTTACATCCTGTGGAACTTATCTTAGAGGAGAAACAGATGATTTCAGATTGATAGTTGTAAATCCTTCAACTGATTTTACCATCAGTGAAGTAATAACACCAAGCGTTGCTGATTGTGCGGATAATAAACAATACCTCACTATCAATATTCGCAATAACGGTAGTGTACCAAAAACCAGTATTCCGGTAACTGTGGAAGTTAAGAATGGAGCAACAACAGTTGCTACCATCAATGGTACTTATCCTGGTACCGTATTGCCATTGAGTAATGCGAGCTTCACTTTGCAAACACCTTTTGTTACAACAGAGAATACCACCTATACTATCACTGCTACCGCCAATATAACCGGTGATCAGAATACTGCGAACAACACGCTGACTACCAGCTTAACCATTGGTAGAAAAGGGGCTGATCCAAATCCGATCGGTACGATCTGTAATAATACTGCGTTATTGAGAATACCGTCTTCGGTAGCCAATACAAACTATTTCTGGTTTAATAGTGCTACCGCTACTGCACCATTTGCAAGTGGAAGCACTGCATCGACTACGAGTATTCCTGCAAACAAAACATTCTATGTTTCCAGTGAATTAAAAGCTTCCATTGGCCCAACTACTAAAATGGCTTATACAGATGGTGGCTATAATAATTTCCGTGGAAATTTTGTTCGCTTTAATAACAGCGTTCCATTGACCATTGAAAGTGCAAGACTGTACATCGGAAATCCGGGTACTGTTGAAGTCATTGTAGCGAATCTGGGAACCGTGAATCAGGATGGAAGTTTTAACTATATCCCACTTTCACGAACAACTTTAACCGTAACAGCTACCAATCCGAATCCTGCACCAGGCTTGGTAAATGGGAACCCCGCTGCGGATACCGGAGCTGTTTATTATCTCAACCTTCCTGTAAATGAAACAGGAGATCATATTCTGCTGGTATTGTGTAATGAGAATGGCGCTACGATCTTTAGAAATAATAATATCGCAGGAACTACTTATCCGATCAGTATACCGAATGTGATGTCGATCACTGGAAATAGTGTAAACATTAATGGCACAGGCGATCCAAATCCATTCTACTATTTCTTCTATGACATGAAGATCAGAACAGGGACATCATGTCCAAGCGCAAGACAAGAGATCGTTGTTTCCGATGCTCCAACTCCGGTTGTTACCAGACAAGGAGACTCCCTAGTTATCAATGCTCCGGGCGTTTCAAGACAGTGGTTTAAAGATGATGTAGGTATTGACGGCGCTACGAATCCTAGCTTCAAACCTATCGCTTCCGGAAACTATAAAGTGGTGACCATTGATGCATTGGGCTGTCAGAAAACATCTGCACCGATACAGTTCACTGTCACATCTCTTCCTCCAGAAGTGATTGCGAGAGAAATCAAACTCAGTGTTTCACCTAATCCGAACAAGGGTATATTCAATCTGAGCTTTGAAGTGAAAGAGAAAGGAGATGTATCCATCGAATTACTGAACTCTGGTGGACAAAGAATCTTCAATCAAAACTTCCCGGGTTTCAATGGTGCATTCTCTAGACAAATGAATGTTGGCAATGTAAATGATGGTCAGTATATCTTAAAGATCTTCCATAATAAGAAGACTTATCTGCAAAAAGTGATCATCATAAAATAA
- a CDS encoding ABC transporter permease, whose translation MTIFDSLSLAWRTVRSNKLRTGITVAIIAFGIMALIGIITAIEAMNQSLKESFSSMGANAFNIRFKDSRVRFGGNNSDVKKTTRGRKEKKSNLDKPIQKEEAEYFKQNFNFPAAKVSIYRRGPGGQEVNYKDKKTNPQIVVWGGDENYLQVTGYVIEMGRNLNDLDQQSGRNVCLIGSNVAKTLFGDRPDKSIDKIVRIGGLPYRVIGLLKSKGSSAMLRQDDVVVTTYNNVRNFQNASRSYLVGVMVSNVNELDPASGVATSVFRSVRRLKPLDEDNFVIEKSDKFAEMFISFLSSITGSAGAIGLITLIGAAIGLMNIMLVAVNERTKEVGLIKAIGGKSKNVRQQFLFESMIISLLGAVFGIILGVMVGNVFGLILKTGFVIPWAWVIVGVIICSVVGLIAGIYPAMKAARLNPIVALRYE comes from the coding sequence ATGACCATTTTTGATTCCTTATCATTGGCATGGCGAACAGTTCGCAGCAATAAACTGCGTACGGGGATTACTGTGGCTATTATTGCTTTTGGTATCATGGCACTCATTGGTATCATTACCGCTATTGAAGCAATGAACCAAAGTTTGAAGGAAAGTTTCTCTTCCATGGGAGCCAATGCTTTTAATATTCGCTTTAAAGATTCAAGGGTAAGATTTGGTGGTAATAATTCTGATGTAAAAAAGACTACGAGAGGACGTAAAGAGAAAAAATCGAATCTCGATAAACCTATTCAAAAAGAAGAAGCTGAATACTTCAAACAAAATTTCAATTTTCCAGCAGCGAAAGTAAGTATCTATAGAAGAGGTCCGGGTGGACAAGAAGTCAATTACAAGGATAAAAAAACCAATCCACAAATTGTTGTATGGGGAGGCGATGAAAACTATTTACAGGTTACCGGTTATGTGATTGAAATGGGACGCAACCTAAATGACCTTGACCAGCAAAGTGGAAGGAATGTCTGTTTGATCGGTAGTAATGTTGCAAAGACATTGTTTGGTGACAGACCTGATAAATCAATAGACAAAATAGTACGAATTGGGGGCTTGCCATATCGTGTGATTGGTTTATTGAAGAGTAAAGGATCCAGTGCTATGTTGCGACAAGATGATGTAGTGGTAACAACCTATAACAATGTCCGAAATTTTCAGAATGCGAGCAGATCTTACTTGGTAGGTGTGATGGTAAGTAATGTGAATGAGTTGGATCCGGCAAGTGGTGTTGCAACTTCTGTTTTCAGATCAGTAAGAAGATTAAAACCTTTGGATGAGGACAATTTCGTCATTGAGAAAAGCGACAAATTTGCTGAGATGTTCATCAGTTTCTTAAGTAGTATCACCGGTTCTGCAGGTGCTATCGGATTGATCACATTGATCGGAGCAGCCATTGGTTTGATGAATATCATGTTGGTGGCTGTGAATGAAAGAACAAAAGAGGTTGGATTGATCAAAGCGATTGGAGGTAAAAGTAAGAATGTACGTCAGCAGTTTTTATTTGAAAGTATGATCATTAGTCTGTTAGGTGCAGTCTTTGGTATCATTTTAGGTGTAATGGTCGGTAACGTATTTGGGCTGATCCTCAAAACAGGTTTTGTGATACCATGGGCATGGGTGATCGTTGGTGTGATCATTTGTTCAGTTGTAGGCTTGATCGCAGGAATATACCCGGCCATGAAAGCAGCACGCTTGAACCCTATTGTAGCGTTACGTTACGAATAA
- a CDS encoding NADH-quinone oxidoreductase subunit N, translated as MNAIIISALLGVVMMFSGILTSNKSVLKYIAAIGLLLLIAFNVMDTYAIFKFDINTRGLLNFEKFGLYFNTLAFAATFIYVLLSGSDIEKAGINVAEYFALIFFVLCGLSILSGFNGMLMLFLGIEILSIPLYILTGSDKRNLKSNEASLKYFLMGSFTTGIMLMGIAFFYGATGSFTLNALPVVPTTGMINPSFLHVGGLLLLFVAMCFKVSAAPFHFWTPDVYDGAPSVFTSFMATIVKAAGFVAFIRLFQTQADALGPTWKIILSIVIILTLLIGNITAVFQQSVKRMLAYSSIAQAGFMLFALFSSNDLSREGILLYSVAYSLATIGIFAVLIKMNDYTFDGFNGLAKSNPVLAFTTTVFLLSLAGIPLTAGFFAKYYMLASVIKEGGALWLVIVALFFAAVSVYYYFRVIQAIYFKEGEAATAPISGGFKFTVILLAALIILLGVFPSIILNGFYF; from the coding sequence ATGAACGCAATAATTATATCAGCATTACTGGGAGTTGTCATGATGTTCAGTGGCATCCTGACAAGTAACAAATCTGTATTGAAATACATTGCAGCAATTGGATTATTGTTGCTGATCGCTTTTAATGTAATGGATACTTATGCGATCTTCAAATTCGATATCAATACCCGTGGGTTATTGAATTTTGAAAAATTCGGTTTGTACTTCAACACGCTGGCATTTGCTGCTACTTTTATTTATGTGCTGCTCAGCGGTTCTGATATTGAAAAAGCAGGCATCAATGTAGCTGAATATTTTGCGTTGATCTTCTTTGTATTGTGTGGCCTTAGTATCCTTTCCGGATTCAATGGTATGTTGATGTTGTTTCTGGGTATTGAGATTCTTTCTATCCCTTTGTACATCCTCACTGGTTCTGATAAGCGAAACCTGAAAAGTAATGAAGCGTCACTGAAATACTTTTTGATGGGCTCATTCACCACAGGTATCATGTTAATGGGTATCGCTTTCTTTTACGGAGCAACCGGATCTTTTACTTTGAATGCATTACCTGTTGTTCCTACAACCGGAATGATCAATCCTTCTTTTCTTCATGTGGGAGGGTTGTTACTTTTATTTGTAGCCATGTGTTTTAAAGTTTCAGCAGCCCCATTCCATTTCTGGACACCGGATGTATATGATGGAGCGCCAAGTGTATTCACCTCTTTTATGGCTACCATTGTTAAAGCTGCCGGATTTGTTGCTTTCATCAGATTGTTCCAAACCCAGGCGGATGCATTAGGCCCAACTTGGAAGATCATACTATCAATAGTGATCATACTTACTTTACTGATCGGAAATATTACTGCAGTATTTCAACAAAGTGTTAAGCGAATGCTTGCTTATTCGAGTATTGCTCAGGCAGGTTTTATGCTGTTCGCATTGTTCAGCAGCAATGATCTGTCAAGAGAAGGTATTCTTTTGTACAGTGTTGCATATAGTCTGGCAACCATCGGCATTTTCGCTGTACTCATCAAAATGAATGATTATACTTTCGATGGGTTTAACGGCCTTGCGAAAAGCAATCCGGTACTAGCATTCACAACTACTGTTTTTCTCCTATCTCTGGCAGGTATACCACTGACCGCAGGTTTCTTTGCGAAATATTATATGCTGGCTTCTGTGATCAAAGAGGGAGGTGCGCTTTGGTTGGTGATAGTAGCACTTTTCTTTGCAGCAGTGAGCGTATACTACTATTTCAGAGTCATTCAGGCGATCTATTTTAAAGAGGGTGAAGCAGCTACCGCACCAATATCAGGCGGTTTCAAGTTCACTGTGATCCTGTTGGCAGCGCTGATCATACTATTAGGCGTTTTCCCTTCGATCATTCTGAATGGTTTCTATTTCTAA
- a CDS encoding NADH-quinone oxidoreductase subunit M — MIPVLLILLPLLTGIISFFIKDENAAKGWGLLSAILTLIVAVAGVYFYPAAQLSFDSAWLPSLGSRFTMSMDGMSKMLVLLTAISFPLIFLATYKNQYRNAGSFYALMLLTQSGLMGVFVANDALLFYFFWELALIPVYFLCSLWGGEKRIAVTFKFFIYTFIGSLMMLAGILYMYFQTADHSFAWQSFYGVQLPAQNQSLVFWLFFIAFAIKMPIFPLHTWQPDAYEQSPTATTMVLSGVMVKMGIFAVIKWLLPFFPSASDQFAQIIIVLSVIGMLYASLIAIRQDDVKRLIAYSSIAHIGLMSATLFTGSRVGMEGVMIQMFNHGINVIGLWIVADAIEQQLGTRKFSELGGLAQKAPALAILLVVMAFANIALPLTNAFIGEFLMFNGLFQYNIWIAAIAGISIILAAVYTLNMVQKVFYGNTSAITANATDITGNIKLALVILVVLVIALGVYPQPMIDLTSDTVGATMAGK, encoded by the coding sequence ATGATCCCAGTTCTATTGATATTACTTCCCTTGCTTACAGGCATCATCTCATTCTTCATTAAAGATGAGAATGCTGCAAAAGGTTGGGGATTATTGTCTGCGATCTTAACACTGATCGTAGCTGTGGCAGGCGTTTATTTTTATCCGGCAGCTCAATTGTCATTTGATAGTGCATGGTTGCCTTCTTTAGGAAGCCGTTTCACAATGTCAATGGACGGAATGTCCAAAATGCTTGTGCTTTTAACAGCCATTTCTTTTCCATTGATCTTTTTAGCCACGTATAAGAATCAATATAGAAATGCAGGATCTTTTTATGCATTGATGTTGTTGACACAATCCGGACTGATGGGTGTATTTGTGGCCAATGATGCACTGTTATTTTACTTTTTCTGGGAGTTAGCGTTGATCCCAGTTTATTTCTTGTGCTCATTATGGGGAGGAGAAAAAAGGATCGCTGTTACATTTAAATTTTTCATCTATACATTCATCGGGTCACTGATGATGCTGGCGGGTATTTTGTACATGTACTTCCAAACAGCTGACCATTCTTTTGCATGGCAGTCGTTTTATGGTGTGCAATTACCAGCTCAAAATCAATCATTGGTATTCTGGCTCTTCTTTATTGCATTTGCGATCAAGATGCCGATATTCCCATTACATACCTGGCAGCCGGATGCTTATGAACAATCACCGACTGCTACAACAATGGTATTGAGTGGCGTCATGGTCAAGATGGGGATCTTTGCAGTGATCAAATGGTTATTGCCATTCTTTCCTTCTGCATCTGATCAATTCGCTCAGATCATTATTGTATTGTCCGTAATCGGGATGTTATATGCTTCTTTGATCGCTATCAGACAAGATGATGTAAAACGTTTGATCGCTTATTCATCCATCGCGCATATTGGCTTGATGAGTGCTACATTATTTACCGGTAGCAGAGTAGGTATGGAAGGGGTGATGATTCAAATGTTCAACCACGGTATCAATGTAATCGGACTTTGGATCGTTGCAGATGCGATCGAGCAGCAATTAGGAACGAGAAAGTTCAGTGAATTAGGAGGTCTTGCTCAAAAAGCACCGGCACTCGCTATTTTATTGGTCGTGATGGCTTTTGCAAATATTGCACTGCCATTGACCAATGCGTTTATCGGAGAATTTTTGATGTTTAATGGATTATTCCAATATAATATTTGGATAGCTGCTATAGCTGGTATCAGTATCATTTTGGCAGCTGTGTATACTTTGAATATGGTGCAGAAAGTATTTTATGGTAATACATCCGCTATTACAGCAAATGCAACAGACATTACCGGCAACATCAAACTGGCATTGGTAATTCTGGTGGTATTGGTGATCGCTTTGGGTGTATATCCACAGCCTATGATCGATCTTACCAGCGATACGGTAGGAGCAACCATGGCAGGAAAATAA
- the nuoL gene encoding NADH-quinone oxidoreductase subunit L — MSKLVYLVPLFPLIGFLINGLGRKSLSKSMISIIGCGVMLASFVVSLLVFFDVKANGATTVELFSFIKAADFQIPFAFQVDQLSSLFLLIITGIGFLIHLYSAAYMHEEEAQHFGRYFAYLNLFVFSMLLLVLGANYVIMFIGWEGVGLCSYLLIGYWFKNDQYNYAAKKAFVMNRIGDLGFLLAVFWLLFKLGTVTYGDVFSRVSELSSFDITAITILLFVGAMGKSAQIPLYTWLPDAMAGPTPVSALIHAATMVTAGIYMIARSNILYTLAPVSQTLVAIIGLATAIFAATIALKQNDIKKVLAYSTVSQLGYMFLGLGVGAYTGAVFHVMTHAFFKALLFLGAGSVIHAMHHEQDIRKMGGLKKHMPITHITFLLACLAIAGIPPFSGFFSKDEILMAAYSNNPIFYYVGLGGALMTAFYMFRLYSLTFLGSFRGTHEQEHHLHESPAAMTIPLIVLAVLSVVGGFVGIPEVFAADAHSLENFLSPIFAESSKLAHEHHLTHSQEYIMMGVSTILIIGIIVFAVTKFKKASNIQDENSGIGKVLENKWYVDELYDTVIVKPLHLLSVFFKNILEKNIIDGMVNGVGKIVGYGSRQLRLLQSGQVGNYILVMVMVMVIFILIWFNDLTIMKFLKKLF, encoded by the coding sequence ATGAGTAAACTTGTTTATCTGGTACCATTATTTCCACTGATCGGTTTCCTGATCAATGGATTGGGAAGAAAATCATTGTCAAAATCAATGATCAGTATCATTGGTTGTGGCGTGATGCTCGCATCTTTTGTTGTAAGCCTGCTCGTATTCTTTGATGTAAAAGCGAATGGTGCAACCACCGTTGAACTGTTTTCTTTTATCAAAGCAGCAGATTTTCAAATTCCATTTGCATTTCAGGTAGATCAACTGTCTTCTTTGTTTTTGCTGATCATTACGGGGATTGGATTTTTAATTCATCTCTACTCGGCAGCATATATGCATGAAGAAGAAGCGCAACATTTCGGTAGGTATTTTGCATACCTGAATCTGTTCGTGTTTTCTATGTTACTCCTGGTCTTGGGTGCAAACTATGTGATCATGTTCATTGGTTGGGAAGGAGTAGGTCTTTGCTCTTATTTACTGATCGGATACTGGTTTAAGAATGATCAATACAATTACGCAGCTAAAAAAGCTTTTGTGATGAATCGTATTGGAGATCTGGGCTTTCTCTTAGCGGTATTCTGGTTACTCTTCAAATTAGGAACTGTAACCTATGGTGATGTTTTCTCTCGCGTATCTGAATTATCTTCTTTTGATATTACAGCAATAACGATCTTATTATTTGTAGGTGCGATGGGTAAAAGTGCCCAAATACCTTTGTATACATGGTTACCTGATGCGATGGCTGGTCCAACACCAGTATCAGCTTTGATCCATGCCGCAACCATGGTTACTGCGGGTATTTACATGATCGCTCGCAGTAATATTCTCTATACGCTTGCACCTGTTTCTCAAACCCTGGTTGCTATTATTGGGTTGGCCACTGCCATCTTTGCTGCAACCATTGCATTAAAGCAAAATGATATCAAAAAGGTACTTGCGTATTCTACCGTGAGCCAGTTGGGTTATATGTTCTTAGGCTTGGGTGTGGGTGCTTATACAGGAGCGGTATTTCATGTGATGACACATGCTTTTTTCAAAGCCTTGTTATTCTTAGGTGCCGGATCAGTGATACACGCTATGCATCATGAGCAAGATATCAGAAAAATGGGTGGATTGAAAAAACACATGCCTATTACACATATCACTTTCTTATTGGCATGTTTGGCAATTGCAGGAATACCTCCGTTTTCAGGTTTCTTTTCTAAGGATGAAATATTAATGGCAGCTTATAGTAATAATCCGATCTTCTACTATGTAGGATTGGGTGGCGCACTCATGACTGCTTTTTATATGTTCCGTTTGTATAGTCTTACTTTCCTTGGATCATTCAGAGGAACCCATGAACAAGAACATCACCTGCATGAAAGTCCTGCTGCTATGACCATTCCATTGATTGTATTGGCAGTGTTATCAGTAGTCGGTGGTTTTGTAGGTATACCGGAAGTTTTTGCCGCAGACGCGCATAGTCTGGAAAATTTCTTATCACCCATTTTTGCCGAATCATCAAAATTGGCACATGAACATCACCTGACACATTCTCAGGAATATATCATGATGGGTGTTTCAACGATCCTGATCATTGGCATCATTGTATTTGCTGTGACCAAGTTTAAAAAAGCATCCAATATTCAGGATGAGAATAGTGGTATTGGAAAAGTATTGGAAAACAAATGGTATGTTGATGAATTGTATGATACCGTGATCGTTAAGCCACTTCATCTTTTATCGGTATTCTTCAAAAACATCCTGGAGAAAAATATTATTGATGGGATGGTAAATGGTGTAGGCAAGATCGTTGGATATGGATCAAGACAACTTAGATTATTACAAAGTGGACAGGTTGGTAATTATATTCTGGTGATGGTAATGGTGATGGTTATATTCATATTGATCTGGTTCAATGATCTCACCATCATGAAATTTTTGAAAAAACTGTTTTAA
- the nuoK gene encoding NADH-quinone oxidoreductase subunit NuoK, translating into MPIQYYIYLSLALFSIGIIGVLTRRNAIIVFMCIELMLNAVNLLLVAFSKMHHGTALATDAATTAGIDGQLFVFFIMVVAAAEVSVGLAIIVMMYRNIHSVDINFLNRLKN; encoded by the coding sequence ATGCCGATACAATACTATATCTATCTGAGTCTTGCGCTCTTCAGCATTGGGATCATTGGGGTGTTGACACGCCGTAATGCGATCATTGTTTTTATGTGCATTGAATTGATGCTGAATGCCGTGAATTTATTATTGGTAGCATTTTCAAAAATGCATCATGGTACAGCACTGGCAACGGATGCTGCAACAACAGCAGGTATTGACGGGCAATTATTCGTTTTCTTCATCATGGTAGTGGCCGCAGCGGAAGTGAGTGTGGGATTGGCCATTATTGTTATGATGTATCGTAATATACATTCAGTGGATATTAATTTCCTCAATCGCTTGAAGAATTAA